From one Fundidesulfovibrio putealis DSM 16056 genomic stretch:
- a CDS encoding CHASE4 domain-containing protein, which yields MSIRRKVLLLFALTSLGVLAFLLGGAKVILVERFAQLEKDEVALNMDRIQAAVGGLLDAMLAVAKDYGNWDDTYAYLDAPTDAYVQANFVEATFQNLKLNMVVLADARGRILFSQGYDLEEKKLTDIPEGWLELLTGGGLLGGDSAQGDPAGCKGLLLTPEGPLMLVVKPVLTSEAKGPPRGVIIMGRLLGAEEIALLSRLTLLEVSWLNLKHMPGGAAAWEGRTVVQPLSSEAVEGLRLALDMRGVPMGIWRIEMGRQLYSKGMAGTLYFLAVMAAGGIVFVFGFAVVLERTVLGRLWRLNAQVMDIASRSDPSGRVETTGADEIGELGDSINGMLKGLEDSARELKAVAAKLREASDAADSANRAKSLFLATMSHEIRTPINAVIGFAELAEGERPAGKMKEFLEGLKGASAHLRGLIEDILDFSKIEAGKMELEIVPLRLSDLAGDVASLVKPLADSKQIGFAVHLDPTLPPLVSGDSLRLRQVLVNLASNAVKFTSQGGVILRLTTACAAPGSAEVRFEVEDSGIGIDPQTREEIFFAFTQADSSTTRRFGGTGLGLAISRELVGLMGGYLEVESAPGQGSRFFFSLLLKTASGLTASEAGLDRPVDLTGKTVLIAEDNYFNRQIFKEMVESAGGTAILAENGMQAVFAAVGQELDVALMDMHMPDMDGVEAARTIRTHPFCRELPIIALTAGAFDTDRSTCLEAGMNDYLTKPVARKVLLETLVRWAGTAEGNRPAPDNGPDAGLDSGLVAVLPGSSGGWELPVPDGVNRAVALEIFGGDQALLARMFRLFAQNFRTACTSIADRIAQGDLETAFREVHSLKGAAGNIGAAEAVGAARRVEAALKSEDIATAVAAMAELESFMASLLAQIDALDEDVMHAVENTGR from the coding sequence ATGAGCATCCGCCGCAAGGTGCTCCTGCTTTTTGCGCTGACCTCCCTTGGCGTCCTGGCCTTTCTGCTGGGCGGGGCCAAGGTCATCCTTGTTGAGCGTTTCGCCCAGTTGGAAAAGGACGAGGTGGCCCTGAACATGGACCGCATTCAGGCCGCCGTGGGCGGCTTGCTCGATGCCATGCTGGCCGTGGCCAAGGATTACGGCAACTGGGACGACACCTACGCCTATCTGGATGCGCCCACCGACGCTTACGTCCAGGCCAATTTCGTGGAGGCCACCTTCCAGAACCTGAAGCTCAACATGGTGGTGCTGGCCGATGCGCGTGGCCGTATCCTCTTTTCCCAGGGCTACGACCTGGAGGAGAAGAAACTGACGGACATCCCGGAGGGGTGGCTGGAGCTGCTGACCGGCGGCGGACTTCTGGGCGGCGATTCCGCCCAGGGCGATCCTGCCGGGTGCAAGGGCCTTCTGCTGACTCCGGAAGGGCCGCTCATGCTGGTTGTGAAGCCTGTGCTCACCAGCGAGGCCAAGGGGCCGCCCAGAGGCGTTATCATTATGGGCCGCCTGCTCGGGGCTGAGGAAATAGCGCTTCTGAGCCGTCTCACCCTGCTGGAAGTCTCCTGGCTGAACTTGAAGCACATGCCCGGCGGCGCGGCGGCCTGGGAAGGGCGGACCGTTGTGCAGCCCCTCTCGTCCGAGGCCGTGGAAGGGCTGCGGCTGGCCCTGGATATGCGGGGCGTGCCCATGGGCATCTGGCGCATCGAGATGGGCCGCCAGCTCTACTCCAAAGGCATGGCCGGGACGCTGTACTTTCTGGCGGTCATGGCCGCCGGGGGCATAGTCTTCGTTTTCGGGTTCGCCGTGGTCCTGGAGCGGACGGTGCTCGGACGCTTGTGGCGGCTGAACGCGCAAGTGATGGACATCGCCAGCAGGTCCGACCCCTCGGGGAGGGTGGAAACCACCGGCGCGGACGAGATCGGCGAGCTTGGCGATTCCATAAACGGCATGCTCAAGGGGCTGGAGGACTCCGCCCGGGAGCTCAAGGCCGTGGCGGCCAAGCTTCGCGAGGCCTCGGACGCGGCGGACAGCGCCAACCGGGCCAAGAGCCTCTTCCTGGCCACCATGAGCCACGAGATCCGAACGCCTATCAACGCCGTCATTGGTTTTGCCGAGTTGGCCGAGGGGGAGCGCCCCGCCGGGAAGATGAAGGAATTCCTGGAGGGCCTCAAAGGCGCATCCGCGCACCTGCGCGGGCTCATCGAGGACATCCTGGACTTTTCCAAGATTGAGGCGGGCAAGATGGAGTTGGAGATCGTCCCGCTGCGCCTTTCGGATCTGGCCGGGGATGTGGCTTCGTTGGTGAAGCCCCTGGCCGACTCCAAGCAGATCGGGTTTGCCGTGCATCTGGACCCGACCCTACCTCCCTTGGTGTCCGGGGACAGCCTGCGCCTGCGGCAGGTGCTGGTGAATCTGGCGTCCAACGCCGTGAAGTTCACCTCGCAGGGGGGCGTGATCCTGCGCCTGACGACCGCTTGCGCGGCTCCGGGCTCGGCGGAGGTGCGCTTTGAGGTGGAGGACTCCGGCATAGGCATCGACCCACAGACGCGTGAGGAGATTTTCTTCGCGTTCACCCAGGCCGACAGCTCCACCACACGGCGCTTCGGTGGCACGGGCCTGGGGCTCGCCATCAGCCGGGAGTTGGTTGGCCTCATGGGGGGATATCTGGAGGTGGAGAGCGCTCCTGGACAGGGAAGCCGGTTCTTCTTTTCCCTGCTGCTGAAAACCGCTTCCGGCCTGACTGCGAGCGAGGCCGGCTTGGACAGGCCCGTGGACCTCACTGGGAAGACTGTGCTGATCGCCGAGGACAATTATTTCAATCGCCAAATATTCAAGGAAATGGTCGAATCAGCAGGCGGGACGGCCATTCTTGCGGAGAACGGCATGCAGGCCGTGTTCGCCGCAGTAGGCCAGGAGCTTGACGTGGCACTCATGGACATGCACATGCCTGATATGGATGGGGTGGAAGCCGCCCGGACCATTCGCACCCATCCCTTCTGCCGGGAACTGCCCATCATCGCCCTGACCGCGGGAGCCTTCGACACGGATCGCAGCACCTGCCTCGAGGCGGGGATGAACGATTACCTGACCAAGCCCGTGGCCAGGAAAGTCCTTCTGGAGACCCTGGTGAGATGGGCCGGGACGGCTGAAGGGAATAGGCCCGCTCCGGACAACGGACCGGACGCCGGACTAGACAGCGGCTTGGTCGCTGTATTGCCAGGCTCGTCCGGCGGGTGGGAACTGCCCGTGCCAGACGGCGTGAACCGCGCCGTGGCGCTTGAGATCTTCGGGGGCGACCAGGCGCTGCTGGCGCGGATGTTCAGGCTGTTCGCCCAGAACTTCAGGACGGCCTGCACGTCCATAGCGGACCGGATCGCCCAGGGCGACCTGGAGACTGCCTTCCGGGAAGTCCACAGCCTGAAAGGGGCTGCGGGAAACATCGGCGCCGCCGAGGCGGTTGGAGCGGCGCGGCGCGTGGAGGCGGCCCTGAAGAGCGAGGATATTGCCACGGCTGTGGCGGCGATGGCGGAACTTGAGAGCTTCATGGCTTCACTGCTCGCGCAGATCGACGCGCTCGACGAGGATGTGATGCACGCAGTAGAGAATACGGGACGGTAG
- a CDS encoding class I SAM-dependent methyltransferase produces MLRQFLTLPQARGVDLDSPDTTVLRRAIIREKPFLERLYREWYTTLRGAVPGGPGAVLELGSGAGFFKEHCPECITSEVFFVPHVDIVCDGCRLPFPDASLKCVVMTDVFHHIPRIRDFLAEADRCIAPGGTIAMIEPWVTPWSRFVWGRLHHEPFLPDATDWHFQEHGPLSGANGALPWMVLSRDVQQFRGILPNWNIDTLRPMMPLRYLLSGGVSLRCLVPQWSHSIWSLIESCLSPVMKHTALFAHIVLRKQSDRVDPL; encoded by the coding sequence ATGCTGCGACAGTTCCTAACCCTCCCCCAGGCCAGGGGGGTCGATCTCGACTCCCCAGACACCACCGTCTTGCGACGCGCGATCATCCGGGAAAAGCCGTTCCTTGAACGCCTCTACCGGGAATGGTACACCACACTTCGAGGTGCAGTTCCCGGCGGTCCGGGGGCGGTGCTCGAACTGGGGTCCGGGGCGGGCTTCTTCAAAGAGCACTGCCCTGAATGCATCACTTCCGAAGTGTTCTTCGTGCCACATGTGGATATCGTCTGCGACGGGTGCAGGCTGCCTTTCCCGGATGCCTCGCTCAAGTGCGTGGTGATGACCGACGTATTCCACCACATTCCCAGGATCCGGGATTTCCTCGCCGAGGCCGACCGCTGCATCGCGCCAGGCGGCACCATTGCCATGATTGAACCCTGGGTAACTCCGTGGTCGCGGTTCGTCTGGGGGCGGTTACACCACGAACCGTTCCTTCCCGACGCCACCGACTGGCACTTCCAAGAGCACGGCCCTCTCTCCGGGGCCAACGGAGCACTCCCTTGGATGGTGCTATCGAGGGATGTGCAACAATTCCGGGGGATTCTTCCTAACTGGAACATCGACACGCTTCGCCCTATGATGCCTCTACGTTACCTGCTGTCAGGCGGGGTCTCGCTACGTTGTCTTGTCCCTCAATGGAGCCACAGTATTTGGAGCCTTATTGAGTCCTGCCTATCTCCTGTCATGAAACATACGGCTCTCTTCGCGCACATTGTCTTGCGCAAACAGTCTGATCGTGTTGATCCACTTTGA
- a CDS encoding tetratricopeptide repeat protein — translation MSEANEFPTILGVFSLRRAEDVGTGATQSRHTQLTYWYARQLDQRAVELQPLNAYHVPSGIRKQAILADFLKSYTPEPRYYEANTVPALKSLKAKIDQGEKFFSMGLLDDAEKAFLKALMIDEVNVPANYGLGDVYTEKKDFLKLRRILTVLMGLDDAFSTEYRQKLNTFGINLRKQGYLDESIEFFNKALEIQKNDEHIYFNLARVHYDKGEFDKCIGILNIATTLNPEFVEARKFISHCERMTIQ, via the coding sequence ATGAGCGAAGCGAACGAGTTTCCCACGATTCTTGGGGTCTTCTCCCTGCGCAGGGCCGAAGACGTCGGCACCGGAGCGACCCAGTCGCGCCACACCCAGCTGACCTACTGGTACGCGCGCCAGCTTGACCAGCGCGCCGTGGAGCTTCAGCCCCTGAACGCCTACCACGTGCCCTCCGGCATCCGCAAACAGGCCATCCTGGCAGACTTCCTGAAGTCATACACGCCCGAGCCCCGTTACTACGAAGCCAACACCGTCCCGGCGCTCAAGTCTTTGAAAGCCAAGATAGACCAGGGCGAGAAGTTCTTCTCCATGGGGCTTCTGGACGACGCAGAGAAGGCGTTCCTCAAGGCGCTCATGATCGACGAGGTGAACGTCCCGGCTAACTACGGCCTGGGCGACGTGTACACCGAGAAGAAGGATTTCCTGAAGCTGCGCCGCATCCTGACCGTGCTCATGGGGCTGGACGACGCGTTCTCCACCGAATACCGCCAGAAGCTGAACACCTTCGGCATCAACCTGCGCAAGCAGGGATACCTGGACGAGTCCATCGAATTCTTCAACAAGGCCTTGGAAATACAGAAGAACGACGAGCACATCTATTTCAACCTAGCCCGTGTCCACTACGACAAGGGCGAGTTCGACAAGTGCATCGGCATCCTGAACATCGCCACAACGCTCAATCCGGAATTTGTTGAAGCGCGCAAGTTCATCAGCCATTGCGAGAGAATGACCATCCAGTGA
- a CDS encoding glycosyltransferase: MASTLPENIVWGPAAIEKSRHDRRKLLEDNACRREKWISDNKYYYDYISRLIKHIIVPGRSVLNYRCETGFFLNAVSPSKGVGVEISPAMVDIARQHYPGLDFVCGDPQDHPVQDPFDYVLLNNISDTPDVLQVLKNAREQCHSQSRLVLYTYNYLWQPVLEWASRKGLRMPTLEPNWLSVDDLRCFLGLAGFELLKTYRVVLAPKKIPFLSTLANRYLARVPLLSRLCMSVVLVARPIPKPVAPSEVTVSVVIPCKNEQANVASAVERIPHMGKHTEIVFCDDKSTDGTGEEVLRVSALHPEKDIRLIPGPGICKAQNVWTGFRAAKGDVLMILDGDLAVMPEELPGFLNALTEGHGEFINGSRMIYPMQGQAMKYANFFGNKVFSMMFTLLFGHYIKDTLCGTKVLWRKDFERIEAFIGTWGIEDLWGDFDLLFGASRLHLKVHDLPVHYQDRIYGSTKMKRVFWNGYRMLRMWWAAWKTLRQSYY; the protein is encoded by the coding sequence GTGGCATCAACACTTCCCGAAAATATCGTCTGGGGCCCCGCAGCCATCGAGAAAAGCCGTCATGACCGACGCAAGCTCCTCGAGGACAACGCTTGCCGCCGCGAGAAATGGATCTCGGATAACAAATATTATTACGACTACATTTCGCGCCTCATCAAGCACATCATCGTTCCTGGACGATCCGTACTGAACTATCGGTGTGAAACGGGGTTCTTCCTCAACGCCGTGTCGCCTTCCAAGGGAGTAGGAGTGGAGATCAGCCCGGCCATGGTGGACATCGCCAGACAACACTATCCTGGCCTGGATTTCGTATGCGGCGACCCCCAGGATCATCCCGTCCAGGATCCCTTCGACTATGTTTTGCTGAACAACATCTCAGATACCCCGGACGTCCTCCAGGTGCTGAAGAACGCCCGCGAACAGTGCCATTCGCAATCCAGACTGGTGCTGTATACCTACAACTACCTGTGGCAGCCGGTGCTGGAGTGGGCCTCCCGCAAGGGACTGCGCATGCCCACGCTGGAGCCGAACTGGCTCTCCGTGGACGACCTGCGGTGCTTTCTGGGATTGGCCGGGTTCGAGTTGCTGAAAACCTACCGAGTGGTCCTGGCCCCCAAAAAGATTCCGTTCCTGAGCACCCTGGCCAATCGCTATCTGGCGCGGGTTCCCCTATTGTCGCGGCTGTGCATGTCGGTGGTTCTGGTGGCGCGGCCCATTCCCAAACCCGTAGCTCCGTCCGAGGTCACCGTCTCGGTGGTCATTCCCTGCAAGAACGAGCAGGCCAACGTCGCGAGCGCGGTGGAACGAATCCCCCACATGGGCAAGCACACGGAGATCGTGTTCTGCGACGACAAGTCCACTGACGGCACGGGCGAGGAGGTCCTGCGGGTAAGCGCTCTGCACCCTGAAAAGGACATCCGCCTGATTCCTGGCCCAGGAATCTGCAAGGCACAGAATGTCTGGACTGGCTTTCGCGCTGCAAAAGGCGACGTCCTGATGATTCTTGATGGCGATCTCGCCGTCATGCCCGAGGAACTTCCCGGCTTCCTGAACGCGTTGACCGAGGGCCACGGTGAATTCATCAACGGCAGCCGCATGATCTACCCCATGCAGGGCCAAGCCATGAAGTACGCAAACTTCTTTGGCAACAAGGTCTTCAGCATGATGTTCACCCTTCTTTTCGGGCACTACATCAAAGACACGCTCTGCGGAACCAAAGTCCTCTGGCGCAAGGATTTCGAGCGCATTGAGGCCTTCATCGGCACGTGGGGCATTGAGGACCTGTGGGGCGACTTCGACCTGCTCTTCGGGGCCAGCCGCTTACACCTGAAGGTACACGATCTGCCCGTGCACTATCAGGACAGGATATACGGCTCCACAAAAATGAAACGTGTATTCTGGAACGGCTACCGCATGTTGCGCATGTGGTGGGCGGCCTGGAAGACGTTGCGTCAGAGCTATTATTAG
- a CDS encoding Nramp family divalent metal transporter, translating into MNLFKSLAGLSEQHKPRFMALEIWKYIGPGLLVTVGFIDPGNWAANVAAGAGFGYKLLWMVTLSTVMLIVLQHNAAHLGIATGLCLSEGAAHHLPVPAARFVLGTAVLASISTALAELLGGAIALRMLFGVPLWLGALLTLCVVLWMLFANTYRRLEKYIIGFVSLIGISFVFELSMVHIDWGQAARGWVVPAFPDGSIPIIMSVLGAVVMPHNLFLHSEIIQSRQWNLDNDDIIHHQLKYEFTDTLVSMLVGWAINSSMILLAAAAFYSGGVQVSELEQAQNMLTPLVGSAAAVVFALALLFAGVASSVTAGMAGGAIFAGIFKEPYNMGDIHTRVGVGLTLIVAYLIILVIPDAFQGLIVSQIVLSIQLPFTILLQLYLTSSKKVMGKWVNKRSTTIILSVIAAVVIGLNVLLLWDTLGG; encoded by the coding sequence ATGAATCTTTTCAAAAGCCTCGCCGGACTGTCCGAACAGCACAAGCCGCGCTTCATGGCCTTGGAGATCTGGAAGTATATCGGGCCGGGGCTCCTGGTTACGGTGGGCTTCATCGACCCGGGCAACTGGGCGGCCAACGTGGCCGCAGGGGCCGGGTTCGGCTACAAGCTGTTGTGGATGGTCACGCTGTCCACGGTGATGCTCATCGTGTTGCAGCACAACGCCGCCCACCTGGGCATCGCCACGGGCTTGTGCCTCTCCGAGGGCGCGGCGCACCACCTGCCGGTCCCGGCGGCGCGGTTCGTGCTGGGCACCGCCGTGCTGGCCTCGATCTCCACCGCCCTGGCCGAGCTCCTGGGCGGAGCCATCGCCCTGCGCATGCTGTTCGGCGTGCCGCTATGGCTGGGGGCGCTGCTCACGCTGTGCGTGGTACTCTGGATGCTGTTCGCCAACACCTACCGGCGGCTTGAGAAGTACATCATCGGGTTCGTGTCGCTCATCGGCATATCCTTCGTGTTCGAGCTGTCCATGGTCCACATCGACTGGGGACAGGCCGCGCGCGGCTGGGTGGTCCCGGCCTTCCCGGACGGCTCCATCCCCATCATCATGAGCGTTTTGGGCGCTGTGGTCATGCCCCACAACCTGTTTTTGCACTCGGAGATCATCCAGAGCCGCCAGTGGAACCTGGACAACGACGACATCATCCACCACCAGCTCAAGTACGAGTTCACGGATACGCTGGTGTCCATGCTGGTGGGCTGGGCCATTAACTCTTCCATGATCCTGCTGGCAGCAGCGGCCTTCTATTCAGGCGGGGTGCAGGTGTCGGAGCTGGAGCAGGCCCAGAACATGCTGACCCCGCTGGTGGGCAGCGCGGCGGCCGTGGTCTTCGCCCTGGCGCTGCTGTTCGCGGGCGTGGCCTCCTCGGTGACGGCGGGCATGGCCGGAGGAGCCATCTTCGCGGGCATCTTCAAGGAACCCTACAACATGGGCGACATCCACACCCGCGTGGGCGTGGGCCTCACCCTGATTGTGGCCTATCTCATCATCCTGGTGATCCCCGACGCCTTCCAAGGGCTCATCGTCTCCCAGATCGTGCTGTCCATCCAGCTGCCTTTCACCATCCTGCTGCAACTGTACCTGACGTCGTCCAAAAAGGTGATGGGCAAGTGGGTCAACAAGCGCTCCACTACGATTATCCTGTCTGTGATCGCCGCCGTGGTCATCGGGCTGAACGTGCTGCTGCTGTGGGACACCCTGGGGGGATAG
- a CDS encoding response regulator, producing MDEQSIQKLRQLLGQTNLLVVDDTPIIRGIISGILEPFDLKNIIPAGDGEEAWEIMQRQAVDIVVADWLMPGVNGLELLRKMRSDDRYAQTPFIMITGMPDKRVVVEAMKLKVTDFMVKPIESTQLKQKILRALSQKLK from the coding sequence ATGGACGAGCAATCGATACAGAAGCTCAGGCAACTGCTCGGGCAGACCAATCTCCTGGTGGTGGACGACACCCCCATCATCCGGGGTATCATAAGTGGCATACTGGAGCCCTTTGACCTTAAGAACATCATCCCCGCGGGCGATGGGGAAGAGGCCTGGGAGATCATGCAGCGCCAGGCCGTGGACATCGTGGTGGCGGACTGGCTGATGCCGGGAGTAAACGGATTGGAACTCTTGAGGAAGATGCGCTCGGACGACCGCTATGCCCAAACCCCATTCATCATGATCACCGGTATGCCCGACAAGCGCGTGGTGGTGGAGGCCATGAAGCTCAAGGTGACGGATTTCATGGTCAAACCCATCGAGAGCACGCAACTCAAACAAAAAATCCTAAGAGCCCTGTCCCAGAAGCTGAAGTAG
- the uvrA gene encoding excinuclease ABC subunit UvrA → MSDTRVIRIEGARQHNLKNLTLDIPRDQLVVVCGPSGSGKSTLAFDIVYAEGQRRYVESLSAYARQFLPQMDKPQVDKIEGLSPAISLEQQSATRNPRSTVGTVTEIYDFLRVFYARLGKPHCPQCGQPIAAQTTDQIVDDILALPEGTKFLVLAPLVEHQKGTQAEKLKKLKSQGFARVRVNGEVLSLEPLPELDKNKRHTVELVVDRLVAKPDMRTRLADSVELSLAQGSERIIIHDVDRKQDRTFSTTSVCNACKVSVPPPTPQLFSFNSPQGACPTCAGIGSVEYYEPDLLAPNKGQSLSQGAILPWKNERVFARFRDQLSGLGKRHGFSLTTPLKEFSPQAWQALFHGDADLGWKGVLDMMEMGQAMGSIWRDELSRFRQSRPCPVCNGARLRPESLAVRVDDLNIFQFCSLPIERSLKWLSERSFDGARAVIAAPLTKELNHRLSFLVNVGLDYLSLGRNMGTLSGGEAQRIRLAGQLGSGLVGVTYVLDEPSIGLHPRDNERLLGTLRMLQKRGNTVLVVEHDEATIESADHVIELGPGSGVLGGEIVYQGDVKHLLESDTLTGKYLRGDLSIERPEKRREPTGFLSLRGARTNNLKGLDVDIPLGCLTCVTGPSGSGKSSLVVDTLYKHLALSQGIKVDLPGVVDGFSGAERIEKIISIDQTPIGRTPRSNPATYTKIFDEIRNIYASSADAKKRGYKPGRFSFNVRGGRCEACQGDGVITVEMHFLPDIHVTCEVCNGRRYNRETLEVRYKGLNIAEVLDLPVSDARKLFENYPPLARRLEILEQVGLEYVRLGQPATTLSGGEAQRIKISRELGKRSLPGTLYILDEPTTGLHMHEVGKLIQVLHQLVERGATVVVIEHNTEVILSSDYVFDLGPGGGEYGGRIVSQGTPEQIMADPESVTGRFLTP, encoded by the coding sequence ATGAGCGACACACGAGTCATCCGCATTGAAGGCGCACGCCAGCACAACCTCAAGAACCTCACCCTGGACATCCCTCGCGACCAGCTGGTGGTTGTCTGCGGACCTTCGGGTTCGGGCAAGTCCACCCTGGCCTTCGACATAGTCTACGCCGAGGGGCAGCGCCGCTACGTGGAGTCGCTCTCGGCCTACGCGCGCCAGTTCCTGCCCCAGATGGACAAGCCCCAAGTGGACAAGATCGAAGGGCTGTCCCCGGCCATATCGCTGGAGCAGCAGTCCGCCACCAGAAACCCGCGCTCCACCGTGGGCACGGTCACGGAAATCTACGACTTTCTGCGCGTGTTCTACGCCCGCCTGGGCAAACCCCACTGCCCCCAGTGCGGCCAGCCCATCGCCGCCCAGACCACCGACCAGATCGTGGACGACATCCTGGCCCTGCCCGAGGGGACCAAGTTCCTGGTGCTGGCTCCGCTGGTGGAACACCAGAAGGGCACCCAGGCCGAGAAGCTGAAAAAGCTCAAGTCCCAGGGCTTCGCCCGCGTGCGCGTGAACGGCGAGGTGCTCTCCCTGGAGCCCCTGCCGGAGCTGGACAAGAACAAGCGCCACACCGTGGAACTGGTGGTGGACCGCCTGGTTGCCAAGCCCGACATGCGCACCCGGTTGGCCGACTCCGTGGAGCTGTCCCTGGCCCAGGGGTCGGAGCGCATCATCATCCACGACGTGGACCGCAAGCAGGACCGCACCTTCTCCACCACCTCGGTGTGCAACGCCTGCAAGGTGAGCGTCCCGCCGCCAACGCCCCAGCTCTTCTCGTTCAACAGCCCCCAGGGGGCCTGCCCCACCTGCGCGGGCATCGGCAGCGTGGAGTACTACGAGCCGGACCTGCTGGCCCCCAACAAGGGCCAGTCACTCTCGCAGGGGGCCATCCTGCCCTGGAAGAACGAGCGCGTGTTCGCCCGCTTCCGCGACCAGCTCTCGGGCCTGGGCAAGCGCCACGGGTTCTCGCTCACCACGCCCTTGAAGGAATTTTCGCCGCAAGCCTGGCAGGCCCTGTTCCACGGCGACGCGGACCTGGGCTGGAAGGGTGTGCTGGACATGATGGAGATGGGCCAGGCCATGGGCTCCATCTGGCGCGACGAACTCTCGCGCTTTCGCCAGAGCCGCCCCTGCCCGGTGTGCAACGGAGCGCGCCTGCGCCCGGAGTCGCTGGCCGTGCGCGTGGACGACCTGAACATTTTCCAGTTCTGCTCGCTGCCCATCGAGCGCTCGCTCAAGTGGCTGTCGGAGCGCAGCTTCGACGGAGCCCGCGCGGTGATCGCCGCGCCCCTCACCAAGGAGCTGAACCACCGGCTGAGCTTCCTGGTGAACGTGGGCCTTGATTACCTGAGCCTGGGGCGCAACATGGGCACGCTTTCGGGCGGCGAGGCCCAGCGCATCAGGCTTGCCGGGCAACTCGGGTCCGGCCTCGTAGGCGTGACCTACGTGCTGGACGAGCCCAGCATAGGCCTGCACCCGCGCGACAACGAGCGCCTGCTGGGAACGCTTCGCATGCTGCAGAAGCGCGGCAACACCGTGCTGGTGGTGGAGCACGACGAGGCCACCATCGAAAGCGCGGACCACGTCATCGAGCTTGGCCCCGGTTCCGGCGTTCTGGGCGGCGAGATCGTCTACCAGGGCGACGTGAAGCATCTTCTGGAATCCGACACGCTCACCGGCAAGTACCTGCGCGGCGACCTGTCCATCGAGCGGCCCGAAAAGCGCCGCGAGCCCACCGGTTTCCTGAGCCTCCGGGGCGCGCGCACCAACAACCTGAAGGGTCTGGACGTGGACATCCCCCTGGGCTGCCTGACCTGCGTCACCGGCCCGTCGGGTTCCGGCAAGAGTTCCCTGGTGGTGGACACGCTCTACAAGCACCTAGCGCTGTCGCAGGGCATCAAGGTGGACCTTCCCGGCGTGGTGGACGGCTTCTCCGGGGCGGAGCGCATCGAGAAGATCATCTCCATCGACCAGACCCCCATCGGGCGCACCCCGCGCTCCAACCCGGCCACCTACACCAAGATCTTCGACGAGATCAGGAACATCTACGCCTCGTCGGCGGACGCCAAGAAGCGCGGCTACAAGCCGGGTCGCTTCAGCTTCAACGTGCGCGGCGGGCGCTGCGAGGCCTGCCAGGGTGACGGCGTGATCACCGTGGAGATGCACTTCCTGCCGGACATCCACGTCACCTGCGAGGTGTGCAACGGCAGGCGCTACAACCGCGAGACGCTGGAGGTGCGCTACAAGGGCCTGAACATCGCCGAAGTGCTGGACCTGCCCGTGTCGGACGCGCGCAAGCTGTTCGAGAACTATCCCCCGCTTGCCCGGCGTCTGGAGATTCTGGAGCAGGTGGGCCTGGAGTACGTGCGCTTGGGCCAGCCCGCCACCACGCTCTCCGGCGGCGAGGCGCAGCGCATTAAAATCTCGCGCGAGCTCGGCAAAAGAAGCCTGCCCGGCACGCTCTACATCCTGGACGAGCCCACGACCGGCCTGCACATGCATGAAGTGGGGAAGCTCATTCAGGTGCTGCACCAGCTGGTGGAGCGCGGCGCGACAGTAGTTGTAATCGAGCACAACACCGAGGTGATACTCTCCTCGGACTACGTGTTTGACCTGGGTCCGGGCGGCGGCGAATACGGCGGACGCATCGTCTCGCAAGGCACGCCCGAACAGATCATGGCCGACCCCGAATCGGTCACCGGGAGGTTCCTAACTCCCTAG